DNA sequence from the Candidatus Fluviicola riflensis genome:
ATTGTGTTAATAAAGGGTTATGTGAATAAGTAGTTATGTAAATCATATGTTAGAATTGAGTGAAACCTGTGTGAAAGTTCTCCGTAAATTTCGCTAACTTTTAGTGCTCAATCCAATAATTAGAACATATATGACGGGATGTTGAATTATGCAAGCTTTTCTTTTGAGTACTTGTAAACAGCTGCTAACAATTATTACATCTTTTGTGTTGAAAACGGATTTCATAAATACCCTGTTTTACTGACAGTTGAAAACTACCTAAACAGGCCAATGTTTATATCTTGGTGGTTTTGTTGATAAGCGATACCTTTGAAAAAAACAACGACAATGACTCAAATTATTCCCATAGGAGCCGACCACGCAGGCTTTCAGCTCAAAACAATAGTAATCGCGCATTTGCAGGCGAAAGGCTATGAAGTAAAAGATTACGGCTGTTATTCGGAAGATAGTATTGATTATGCCGATTTCGGACATCCGGTGGCTTCACATGTGGAAAATAACCTAGGAACATTGGGAATAGTCATTTGCGGAAGCGGAAACGGGATTAACATGACAGTAAATAAACACCAGGGAATTCGGGGCGCATTGTGCTGGACACCCGAAATCGCAACTTTGGCCCGTACGCACAACGATGCAAATATTCTCACAATGCCAGCCCGTTTCATAACCGAAGCTGCTGCGCTCGAAATGGTGGATGCGTTTTTCTCTACGGCTTTCGAAGGCGGACGTCACCAGAAACGAATCGAAAAAATCCCTGTTTGCTGATCATATGAAAAAACTACTTCCTTTTTGTTTGGTGCTGATAACAGGATCTGTTTGCGCACAAGCGGCCACCAAAGAACAAAAAAACAATCCCTTCGCTCAAACAGCTGAAAAAATCGACCTGGCGAAAAAATACATGACATATATAGATTCATCGGACTTGCGGAAGCATTTGACTGTTCTGGCAAGTGAAGAATACGAAGGCCGCGAAACCGGAAAAAAAGGCCAGCAACTGGCTGCTGCTTATATTCAACAATCTTTTAAAGAAGACGGTTGTTCGTATGTTCCGGGAATGAGTGAATTTCAGCAAACCTTTGAAGTGATCGAAACGACTCCCGGCGGAACCGTAACATTTGGCAAAAAGGAATTGGCATTTAAAACAGACTTTGTTTATATGAGCGCCAAACGAAAAGTGGATTTGAGTCAATTACCGGTTTATACATTGGTGACGGTTCCGGCTGAACCAACCTCAGATTTTGTATTGATTCACGCCTTAAAAGGAATGGATATTCGGGCTGAATTAGATGAAATCCGCAAAAATCAATCTAAAAAGGCGAAGGCGATTGTGTTGATAACGACTAATTACAAAGATTTATACGAATACCTGGAACACAATGTTACCACCAAAACCATGCGTCTGAAAGATGCGCCAGCGAAAGAAGAGGTGCCGGTGATTTTGGTCAGGGCGGAAGCTTTGGCCGGAACGATGAATAAAAAGTATGCTTATTTACTTGGAAAAGAAAAAGAGAAAAAAGCCAA
Encoded proteins:
- the rpiB gene encoding ribose 5-phosphate isomerase B, whose product is MTQIIPIGADHAGFQLKTIVIAHLQAKGYEVKDYGCYSEDSIDYADFGHPVASHVENNLGTLGIVICGSGNGINMTVNKHQGIRGALCWTPEIATLARTHNDANILTMPARFITEAAALEMVDAFFSTAFEGGRHQKRIEKIPVC